In Macrobrachium rosenbergii isolate ZJJX-2024 chromosome 16, ASM4041242v1, whole genome shotgun sequence, a single genomic region encodes these proteins:
- the LOC136847055 gene encoding U5 small nuclear ribonucleoprotein TSSC4 translates to MSSFKLHSADSAFNDRVDALFNSLQTVAVDLDSHVQSPGKRPFEDDAANEVDDVETHSGTIGHKFRKPAGLPPKWRGRGCAAKRSCGPRNETPDYVKNPQNWTRYSMKDTRVSSDRENKQIGLELFEELRARKVDSRQEEVAQEDEGVGQKIIFRKPVKPAEAFQGTMPSKAPEPSLDENFGGTKKFRMPEYQVGQSKPKCVVKVAAETEESESRKTKDAVRLDYLTFEDDVEDEDN, encoded by the coding sequence ATGTCATCTTTCAAGTTACACTCGGCGGACTCCGCCTTCAACGACAGAGTAGACGCCCTCTTCAATTCTCTCCAAACCGTCGCGGTCGACCTCGACTCACATGTACAGTCTCCTGGGAAAAGGCCTTTCGAGGACGACGCCGCCAATGAAGTCGACGACGTGGAAACCCACAGCGGGACAATCGGACACAAATTCAGAAAGCCCGCCGGGCTTCCGCCGAAGTGGCGAGGACGCGGCTGTGCGGCGAAGAGATCATGTGGCCCGAGGAACGAAACTCCTGATTACGTCAAAAATCCGCAGAATTGGACTCGCTACAGCATGAAAGACACCAGAGTATCCAGTGACCGGGAGAATAAGCAGATAGGCCTCGAACTCTTTGAGGAATTACGTGCGAGGAAAGTGGATTCACGACAGGAAGAAGTGGCGCAAGAAGATGAGGGAGTGGGTCAGAAAATCATATTCAGGAAGCCCGTCAAACCTGCAGAAGCATTTCAGGGGACCATGCCCAGTAAGGCCCCTGAACCCTCCCTCGATGAAAACTTCGGAGGAACTAAGAAATTCCGCATGCCGGAATATCAAGTTGGTCAGAGTAAACCCAAATGCGTAGTGAAAGTGGCGGCGGAAACAGAAGAGAGTGAAAGTAGAAAGACAAAAGATGCAGTGAGGTTAGATTATCTTACGTTTGAAGATGATGTTGAAGATGAGGACAATTAG